A genomic region of Streptomyces sp. NBC_00247 contains the following coding sequences:
- a CDS encoding RecQ family ATP-dependent DNA helicase, producing the protein MVAADSCRLQDVARDVFGWERLRPEQLMAMEAVMERRDTLVVMPTGAGKSAVYQVPGVLLPGPTVVVSPLVALQRDQVQGLLRRTGTDAAAVNSTQSGDENAAVWDRISAGDVDFLFLAPEQLAKDEVVEQLAAAKPALFVVDEAQCVSSWGHDFRPEYLRLGQVLRRIGRPPVLALTASAAAPVRADIVAHLGMRDVREVVTGFDRPNIHLEVIPFRDAAVKARAVVERAAAEPKPGLVYAATRREAEEYANELSLLGLDVAAYHAGLPAQERGDVHDRFLAGSLDVVVATSAFGMGIDKPDVRFVLHASVPGSLDAYYQEIGRAGRDGEQSRAILAYRPQDLGLQRFFSAGRPDPDTVTQVARTLAEHEGPVHPGDLRAETHLTASRLTAVVNLLEQVDAVHTTRRGDVEPAPGMDPAHAAQQAVELGDAHQQLERSRVDMMRGYAETTGCRRRFLLGYFGQVQGESEGCGSCDVCEAAELSREGVAPGPAVLAGTGGRIPAPPEEPAAGGDHPFHPGTRVRHPHWGEGSVMSEEDRTLTVLFGTVGYRSLSLEVVRRHGLLDVC; encoded by the coding sequence ATGGTGGCCGCTGATTCGTGTCGTCTTCAGGACGTCGCGCGGGACGTGTTCGGCTGGGAGCGGTTGCGACCGGAGCAGCTGATGGCGATGGAAGCGGTGATGGAGCGGCGCGACACCCTGGTGGTGATGCCCACGGGCGCCGGGAAGTCGGCCGTCTACCAGGTTCCGGGGGTGCTGCTTCCGGGCCCGACCGTCGTGGTGTCGCCGCTGGTCGCGCTCCAGCGCGACCAGGTCCAGGGGCTGCTGCGCCGCACGGGGACGGACGCGGCGGCGGTGAACTCGACGCAGTCCGGGGACGAGAACGCCGCGGTCTGGGACAGGATCAGCGCGGGGGACGTCGACTTCCTCTTCCTCGCCCCGGAGCAGCTGGCCAAGGACGAGGTGGTCGAGCAGCTCGCGGCCGCGAAGCCGGCGCTGTTCGTCGTGGACGAGGCGCAGTGCGTGTCCTCCTGGGGCCACGACTTCCGGCCCGAGTACCTGAGGCTCGGCCAGGTGCTCCGGCGGATCGGGCGGCCTCCGGTGCTCGCTCTGACGGCCAGCGCCGCCGCCCCCGTGCGGGCCGACATCGTCGCGCACTTGGGGATGCGGGACGTGCGGGAGGTCGTCACCGGCTTCGACCGCCCGAACATCCATCTGGAGGTCATTCCGTTCCGGGACGCGGCCGTCAAGGCGCGGGCCGTGGTCGAGCGCGCCGCGGCGGAACCCAAACCGGGGCTGGTGTACGCGGCGACGCGGCGCGAGGCCGAGGAGTACGCGAACGAGCTGAGCCTGCTGGGGCTGGACGTGGCGGCGTACCACGCGGGACTCCCCGCGCAGGAGCGCGGCGACGTGCACGACCGCTTCCTGGCGGGTTCGCTGGACGTGGTGGTGGCGACGTCCGCGTTCGGGATGGGTATCGACAAGCCGGACGTGCGCTTCGTGCTCCACGCGTCGGTCCCCGGGTCCCTGGACGCCTACTACCAGGAGATAGGCAGGGCCGGACGCGACGGCGAGCAGTCCCGGGCGATCCTCGCGTACCGGCCGCAGGACCTCGGCCTGCAGCGCTTCTTCTCGGCGGGCCGCCCCGATCCGGACACCGTCACCCAGGTGGCGCGCACGCTGGCGGAGCACGAGGGCCCCGTGCACCCCGGTGACCTGCGGGCCGAAACGCACCTGACGGCGAGCCGGCTGACGGCGGTCGTCAACCTCCTGGAACAGGTCGACGCGGTACACACCACCCGGCGGGGCGACGTGGAACCGGCCCCGGGCATGGACCCGGCCCACGCCGCGCAGCAGGCGGTCGAACTGGGCGACGCCCACCAGCAGCTCGAACGCTCCCGGGTGGACATGATGCGTGGCTACGCGGAGACCACCGGCTGCCGGCGCCGCTTCCTCCTCGGCTACTTCGGACAGGTCCAGGGCGAGTCCGAGGGGTGCGGCTCCTGCGACGTGTGCGAAGCGGCCGAGCTGTCCCGGGAAGGCGTGGCACCCGGTCCGGCGGTCCTGGCCGGTACCGGAGGGCGGATACCCGCCCCGCCCGAAGAGCCGGCTGCCGGGGGTGACCACCCCTTCCACCCCGGCACCCGGGTCCGGCACCCGCACTGGGGGGAGGGGTCGGTGATGAGCGAGGAGGACCGGACTTTGACCGTGCTCTTCGGGACGGTCGGCTACCGCAGCCTGTCGCTGGAGGTCGTGCGGAGACACGGATTGCTCGACGTGTGCTGA
- a CDS encoding SsgA family sporulation/cell division regulator, with translation MSSLIEQPVQARMVAAVPRMATLAATLRYDRENPYAVRIAFPARATLEGTEVSWEFSRDLLARGVDEPAGVGDVRVRPFGEERTVLEFHAAEGVAMVHVRTSEVRRFLGRVQELVPTGDEYRYLDLDRALAELLDDSR, from the coding sequence TTGTCCAGCCTTATCGAGCAGCCCGTACAGGCCCGCATGGTCGCGGCCGTTCCGCGGATGGCGACGCTGGCCGCCACGCTGCGGTACGACCGCGAGAATCCGTACGCCGTCCGGATCGCGTTTCCCGCCCGGGCCACCCTGGAGGGGACCGAGGTCTCGTGGGAGTTCTCCCGGGACCTGCTGGCCCGGGGCGTGGACGAGCCCGCCGGGGTCGGGGACGTACGGGTGCGGCCTTTCGGCGAGGAGCGGACCGTGCTCGAGTTCCATGCGGCGGAGGGGGTCGCGATGGTGCACGTCCGCACCTCGGAGGTGCGCCGGTTCCTGGGGCGCGTACAGGAGTTGGTACCGACGGGCGACGAGTACCGGTATCTGGACCTCGACCGGGCCCTGGCCGAGCTCTTGGACGACAGCCGGTGA
- a CDS encoding acyl-ACP desaturase — protein MTITSPHLGSSKAWTDAQLLYALEEVVEKELNRHLKVAKDWMPHEYVPFSDGRNFPGVFDDGEAWAPDQSKVTDIGKIALVVNLLTEDNLPSYHHEIASLFGRDGAWGTWVHRWTAEEGRHGIVMRDYLLTSRAVDPDKLEQFRMAHMAEGFESDNRHSMLHSVAYVAFQELATRVSHRNTGHQSGDPVCDRMLARIATDENLHMVFYRNLLGAAFELAPDLTMQAVRDVVVNFRMPGHGMPGFERAAAQMAIGEIYNMRIHHDDVIQPVLRYLKVLDIDGLGPEGLQAQEELGLYMGGLDSEASKFDEKLAARKVRMAARGR, from the coding sequence GTGACGATCACCTCTCCCCACCTCGGCAGTTCGAAGGCGTGGACCGACGCCCAGCTGCTGTACGCGCTGGAAGAGGTGGTGGAGAAGGAGCTCAACCGCCATCTCAAGGTCGCCAAGGACTGGATGCCCCACGAGTACGTGCCGTTCTCCGACGGCCGGAACTTCCCGGGCGTCTTCGACGACGGCGAGGCGTGGGCCCCGGACCAGTCGAAGGTCACGGACATCGGCAAGATCGCCCTCGTGGTGAACCTGCTGACCGAGGACAACCTCCCCAGCTACCACCACGAGATCGCCTCGCTCTTCGGCCGCGACGGCGCCTGGGGCACCTGGGTGCACCGCTGGACGGCCGAGGAGGGCCGCCACGGCATCGTGATGCGTGACTACCTCCTGACCTCGCGCGCGGTGGACCCGGACAAGCTGGAGCAGTTCCGGATGGCGCACATGGCGGAGGGGTTCGAGTCCGACAACCGGCACTCGATGCTGCACTCCGTCGCGTACGTCGCCTTCCAGGAACTGGCCACCCGCGTCTCGCACCGCAACACGGGCCACCAGTCGGGCGACCCGGTATGCGACCGGATGCTCGCGCGCATCGCCACCGACGAGAACCTGCACATGGTGTTCTACCGGAACCTCCTGGGCGCCGCCTTCGAGCTCGCCCCGGACCTCACCATGCAGGCCGTCCGGGACGTGGTCGTCAACTTCCGGATGCCCGGACACGGCATGCCCGGCTTCGAGCGGGCAGCCGCACAGATGGCGATCGGCGAGATCTACAACATGCGCATCCACCACGACGACGTGATCCAGCCCGTGCTGCGCTACCTCAAGGTCCTGGACATCGACGGGCTCGGCCCGGAGGGTCTCCAGGCGCAGGAGGAGCTCGGCCTGTACATGGGCGGCCTGGACAGCGAGGCCTCGAAGTTCGACGAGAAGCTCGCGGCCCGCAAGGTCCGCATGGCGGCGCGCGGGCGCTGA
- a CDS encoding chitosanase — MKEIASELVSSANSATLDWRSRYGAIEDTGDGLGYTAGIVGFCSGTSDMLDLVERYTAGHPDNPLASFLPALRKVNGSGSHEGLDPGFTDAWKLASEDQAFRAAQEETRDRLYFEPAVRQAKLDGLGPLGQYIYYDAMVLHGPDTSATGFYGIREAALSDADTVAEGGDEEEYLDIFLDASKKAILAKRTGRDTSRIDGMQMRFLDEGNFELTTPLEWRVYGKTFRLPAA, encoded by the coding sequence ATGAAGGAGATCGCGTCGGAGCTGGTCTCCAGTGCGAACAGCGCCACGCTCGACTGGCGAAGCCGGTACGGCGCGATCGAGGACACCGGGGACGGCCTGGGCTACACCGCCGGGATCGTCGGTTTCTGCTCGGGCACCAGCGACATGCTCGACCTCGTGGAGCGCTACACCGCCGGGCACCCGGACAACCCGCTGGCGTCCTTCCTGCCGGCACTGCGCAAGGTGAACGGCTCCGGGTCGCACGAGGGACTGGACCCCGGGTTCACCGACGCCTGGAAGCTGGCCTCCGAGGACCAGGCGTTCCGCGCGGCACAGGAGGAGACCCGCGACCGCCTCTACTTCGAGCCGGCCGTCCGGCAGGCGAAGCTCGACGGGCTGGGACCGCTCGGGCAGTACATCTACTACGACGCGATGGTGCTGCACGGACCCGACACCAGCGCGACGGGTTTCTACGGCATCAGGGAAGCGGCTCTGTCGGACGCCGACACGGTGGCCGAGGGCGGTGACGAGGAGGAGTACCTCGACATCTTCCTGGACGCGAGCAAGAAGGCGATCCTGGCGAAGCGCACCGGGCGCGACACCTCCCGGATCGACGGCATGCAGATGAGGTTCCTCGACGAGGGCAACTTCGAGCTGACCACCCCTCTGGAGTGGCGGGTGTACGGGAAGACCTTCCGCCTCCCGGCTGCCTGA
- a CDS encoding WhiB family transcriptional regulator → MLTNTTTEDALAWQDTALCAQTGPEFFFPAPGSSTRDAKRLCFACEGRVACLEYALANDERFGVWGGLSENERDRLRRSGRESA, encoded by the coding sequence ATGCTGACGAACACCACCACCGAGGACGCACTCGCCTGGCAGGACACGGCCCTGTGCGCCCAGACCGGTCCCGAGTTCTTCTTTCCCGCGCCCGGCAGCTCGACCCGCGACGCGAAGCGGCTCTGCTTCGCCTGCGAGGGGCGGGTCGCGTGTCTGGAATACGCCCTCGCCAACGACGAGCGCTTCGGCGTCTGGGGAGGACTCTCGGAGAACGAGCGCGACCGGCTGCGCCGCTCCGGCCGCGAAAGCGCCTGA
- a CDS encoding VOC family protein: MLDPTFVPGAPNWIDLGTPDLDGATAFYRGLFGWDLVPGGPETGGYGMYTLDGRTVAGAMTVTDEQAEPTWSVYFQSPDVDATARAVEAGGGNVPFAPMDVLEHGRMGGFTDPAGAYFGSWQPKQNPGLGATQVPGTLIWSELYTPDVAAAKTFYGSVFGWDSEATDFPGGTYTMVRPAGTKGDEAFFGGLVGLDEVPSEARSGPHWLPYFHVDDVDAVLGDAVRLGGTVTLGPMDVEKVGVMANVDDPYGASFAVIKPAPMD, encoded by the coding sequence ATGCTCGACCCGACCTTCGTCCCCGGCGCCCCCAACTGGATCGACCTGGGCACCCCCGACCTCGACGGGGCGACCGCCTTCTACCGCGGCCTCTTCGGATGGGACCTGGTCCCCGGCGGTCCCGAGACCGGCGGTTACGGGATGTACACGCTGGACGGCCGCACCGTCGCGGGGGCGATGACCGTCACCGACGAGCAGGCCGAGCCGACGTGGTCGGTGTACTTCCAGTCGCCCGACGTGGACGCGACCGCCCGCGCGGTCGAGGCGGGCGGCGGAAACGTACCCTTCGCGCCCATGGACGTGCTGGAGCACGGCCGGATGGGCGGCTTCACCGACCCGGCGGGCGCCTACTTCGGCAGCTGGCAGCCCAAGCAGAACCCCGGACTCGGCGCGACCCAGGTGCCGGGCACGCTCATCTGGTCCGAGCTCTACACCCCGGACGTGGCGGCGGCGAAGACGTTCTACGGAAGCGTCTTCGGGTGGGACAGCGAGGCCACCGACTTCCCCGGCGGCACCTACACGATGGTCCGGCCCGCCGGTACGAAGGGCGACGAGGCGTTCTTCGGCGGACTGGTCGGCCTGGACGAGGTGCCGAGCGAGGCCCGGTCGGGACCGCACTGGCTGCCGTACTTCCACGTCGACGACGTCGACGCGGTACTGGGCGACGCCGTCCGCCTCGGCGGGACCGTCACCCTGGGGCCGATGGACGTGGAGAAGGTCGGTGTGATGGCCAACGTCGACGACCCGTACGGGGCCTCCTTCGCCGTCATCAAGCCCGCCCCGATGGACTGA
- a CDS encoding DEAD/DEAH box helicase: MSQDDATGTGAGGRRAIRPLLADADVLLAAARAVPADHDRALESVRSVLDPLIGSLAGRELDAIPVARLRDVTEGRLRITAFEQAGLRTVGAVHAASRYELRRLPGVGAQTADQAMAAAERLAHAVRDTVAVRLDADAPDPATTALVVALHRLVEAGPDARRAREAALRLIGRLEEALAAAAPARGRLRPLFLGREARGRVASAVESVRTVLAEAEEQHLPLLFGQVCVDLLRAPEPEVAAWVDFELRPAEYYGLLAELSGTGPDRDAAEGFLPATIADGVRGLRLDGTRLRVSLRGYQSFGARFALTQKRVVLGDEMGLGKTVQAIAALAHLAAGGERHFLVVCPASVLINWTREIRARSTLSVLPVHGPDREEAFAEWRHSGGVALTTFDALHALPDAGTAVRPAMLVVDEAHYVKNPATRRSRAVAGWADRAGHVLFLTGTPMENRVAEFRSLIRLLRPELAPSVDTTHGAAGSLAFRRAVAPAYLRRNQEDVLTELPALVRADEWVEFSEADLGAYRAAVDAGHFMRMRRAAYAVPEASAKLARLRELVAEAAGNGHKVVVFSYFREVLATVREALGDGVFGPLAGDVAAARRQELVDAFGAARGHAVLLSQIQAGGTGLNMQAASVVILCEPQIKPTLEHQAVARAYRMGQIRAVQVHRLLTADSVDQRMMALLARKDRAFDAYARRSDLAEAVPEAVDVSDGALARLIVEEEQSRFAAGAVSD; this comes from the coding sequence ATGTCACAGGACGACGCGACGGGCACCGGGGCGGGCGGCAGGAGGGCGATCCGGCCTCTGCTCGCGGACGCGGACGTGCTGCTGGCGGCGGCCCGCGCGGTGCCCGCCGACCACGACCGGGCCCTGGAGTCCGTACGCTCCGTGCTCGATCCCCTCATCGGTTCCCTGGCCGGCCGGGAGCTGGACGCGATCCCGGTCGCGCGGCTCCGCGACGTGACGGAGGGACGGCTGCGCATCACCGCCTTCGAACAGGCGGGGCTGCGCACGGTCGGCGCGGTGCACGCGGCGAGCAGGTACGAACTCCGACGGCTGCCCGGGGTGGGTGCGCAGACCGCCGACCAGGCGATGGCCGCGGCCGAGCGGCTCGCGCACGCGGTCCGCGACACGGTCGCGGTCCGCCTCGACGCGGACGCGCCGGACCCCGCGACCACCGCACTGGTGGTGGCCCTGCACCGGCTGGTCGAGGCCGGCCCCGACGCGCGGCGGGCCCGCGAGGCGGCACTGCGCCTGATCGGGCGGCTGGAGGAGGCCCTGGCCGCGGCAGCGCCGGCCAGAGGGCGGCTGCGCCCCCTCTTCCTCGGCAGGGAAGCGCGCGGCCGGGTCGCGTCGGCGGTGGAGAGCGTACGCACGGTGCTGGCCGAGGCCGAGGAACAACACCTCCCACTCCTTTTCGGCCAGGTGTGTGTCGATCTGCTACGGGCCCCGGAGCCGGAGGTGGCGGCCTGGGTCGACTTCGAGCTGCGGCCGGCGGAGTACTACGGCCTGCTGGCCGAGTTGTCGGGAACGGGCCCGGACCGGGACGCCGCCGAGGGGTTCCTGCCGGCCACGATCGCGGACGGGGTACGCGGCCTGCGGCTGGACGGCACACGACTGCGGGTGTCGCTGCGCGGCTACCAGTCGTTCGGGGCCCGGTTCGCGCTCACCCAGAAGCGGGTGGTGCTCGGGGACGAGATGGGTCTGGGCAAGACGGTCCAGGCCATCGCGGCGCTCGCGCACCTGGCGGCGGGCGGCGAGCGCCACTTCCTCGTGGTGTGCCCGGCGAGCGTGCTCATCAACTGGACCCGGGAGATCCGCGCCCGCTCCACGCTGAGCGTGCTGCCCGTCCACGGCCCCGACCGGGAGGAGGCGTTCGCGGAGTGGCGGCACTCGGGCGGGGTCGCGCTCACCACGTTCGACGCGCTCCACGCCCTGCCGGACGCGGGGACGGCGGTGCGGCCGGCCATGCTCGTCGTCGACGAGGCGCACTACGTGAAGAACCCCGCCACCCGCAGGTCGCGGGCGGTCGCCGGGTGGGCGGACCGGGCCGGACACGTCCTCTTCCTCACGGGCACGCCGATGGAGAACCGGGTGGCGGAGTTCCGCAGTCTGATCCGGCTGCTCCGCCCCGAGCTCGCGCCCTCGGTCGACACCACGCACGGCGCCGCCGGTTCGCTCGCCTTCCGCCGCGCCGTCGCGCCCGCCTACCTCCGGCGCAACCAGGAGGACGTGCTGACCGAACTGCCCGCCCTGGTGCGGGCGGACGAGTGGGTGGAGTTCAGTGAGGCGGACCTCGGCGCCTACCGCGCGGCGGTGGACGCGGGCCACTTCATGCGGATGCGCCGGGCGGCGTACGCGGTGCCGGAGGCCTCGGCGAAGCTGGCGCGGCTGCGGGAGCTGGTCGCCGAGGCCGCGGGGAACGGGCACAAGGTGGTGGTGTTCTCGTACTTCCGCGAAGTACTGGCGACCGTACGCGAGGCCCTCGGCGACGGGGTGTTCGGGCCGTTGGCCGGAGATGTCGCGGCGGCCCGCCGTCAGGAGCTGGTGGACGCCTTCGGGGCGGCACGCGGCCATGCGGTGCTGCTGAGCCAGATCCAGGCGGGCGGCACCGGGCTGAACATGCAGGCCGCGTCCGTGGTCATCCTCTGCGAGCCGCAGATCAAGCCCACCCTGGAGCACCAGGCGGTGGCCCGGGCGTACCGGATGGGTCAGATACGCGCCGTCCAGGTGCACCGGCTGCTCACGGCGGACAGTGTCGACCAGCGGATGATGGCGCTGCTGGCCCGCAAGGACCGGGCGTTCGACGCGTACGCCCGGCGCAGCGACCTGGCCGAGGCCGTGCCCGAGGCCGTGGACGTGTCGGACGGGGCGCTGGCCCGGCTCATCGTGGAGGAGGAGCAGTCTCGCTTCGCGGCGGGGGCCGTCTCTGACTGA